One Streptomyces fagopyri DNA window includes the following coding sequences:
- a CDS encoding TIGR03364 family FAD-dependent oxidoreductase, whose translation MRVIVVGAGVVGTLHAWHAVERGHQVVQIEREAEARGASLRNFGQIWVSGRAGGEELDTALRARELWESIGARVPGLGFRANGSLTPLRGERELAVAEAALARTDAAARGYKLFTPDEARAVNPALRGTFDAALYCERDAAVEPRTAQLALREQLSRSPDYTFLPGREVRDVIGERAVRDDHGDVHTGDVVVLCTGAWLGGLVRELAGPELPVRRVRLQMMQTDPLGEPLTTSVADADSFRYYPAYRSPALDELNTLQPQAPTAAEHRMQLLMVQRADGGLTIGDTHEYEHPFAFDTLEDPYDHLTEVVESFLGRPLPRIRRRWAGVYAQCTDTGRVVHRQRVRDGVWLVTGPGGRGMTCSPAIAETTANELGW comes from the coding sequence GTGAGAGTGATAGTTGTCGGAGCCGGAGTGGTGGGCACCCTGCATGCCTGGCACGCAGTGGAGCGCGGCCACCAGGTCGTACAGATCGAGCGTGAGGCGGAGGCCCGCGGGGCCTCGCTGCGCAACTTCGGGCAGATCTGGGTGAGCGGTCGCGCCGGAGGAGAGGAACTCGACACCGCCCTGCGGGCGCGGGAGCTGTGGGAGTCGATCGGGGCGCGCGTGCCCGGCCTCGGCTTCCGGGCCAACGGATCGCTGACCCCCCTACGGGGGGAGCGCGAGCTCGCCGTCGCCGAGGCCGCGCTGGCCCGCACGGACGCCGCAGCCCGCGGCTACAAGCTGTTCACGCCCGACGAGGCACGCGCGGTGAACCCCGCCCTGCGGGGGACGTTCGACGCCGCCCTGTACTGCGAGCGCGACGCCGCCGTCGAGCCCCGCACCGCCCAGCTCGCCCTGCGCGAACAGCTGTCGCGGTCCCCCGACTACACCTTCCTGCCGGGGCGCGAGGTCCGGGACGTGATCGGTGAGCGCGCCGTGCGCGACGACCACGGGGACGTGCACACCGGTGACGTCGTCGTGCTGTGCACGGGCGCCTGGCTCGGCGGTCTCGTACGGGAACTGGCCGGTCCCGAACTGCCCGTGCGGCGCGTACGGCTGCAGATGATGCAGACCGACCCGCTCGGCGAACCGCTCACGACCTCGGTCGCCGACGCCGACAGCTTCCGCTACTACCCCGCCTACCGGAGCCCCGCGCTCGACGAGCTCAACACGCTCCAGCCCCAGGCCCCGACCGCGGCCGAACACCGGATGCAGCTGCTCATGGTGCAGCGCGCGGACGGCGGACTGACCATCGGCGACACCCACGAGTACGAACACCCCTTCGCCTTCGACACCCTCGAAGACCCCTACGACCACCTCACCGAGGTCGTCGAGTCCTTCCTCGGACGCCCGCTGCCGAGGATCCGGCGCCGCTGGGCCGGCGTGTACGCGCAGTGCACGGACACCGGCCGGGTCGTGCACCGGCAGCGTGTACGGGACGGGGTGTGGCTGGTCACCGGGCCCGGCGGGCGCGGAATGACCTGTTCACCGGCGATCGCCGAGACCACTGCCAACGAACTGGGATGGTGA
- a CDS encoding HAD family hydrolase, with translation MTTDTRLVVLDMAGTTVADGGLVERAFAAAAGELGVEPGSADHTEKLDYVRATMGESKISVFRHLFGEEPLAQRANSAFEKAYGELVDGGHIAPVAGAREAIEALTGSGRTVVLSTGFARVTQDAILDALGWRDLVALTLCPADAGGRGRPYPDMVLEAFLRTGAADGVQQIAVVGDTSYDMLSGVRAGAGLVAGVLTGAHDEPALRAAGAGHVLASVAGLPALLDGAGA, from the coding sequence ATGACCACGGACACACGGCTCGTCGTCCTCGACATGGCCGGCACCACCGTCGCCGACGGCGGCCTCGTGGAGCGGGCGTTCGCCGCGGCCGCGGGCGAACTGGGCGTCGAGCCCGGATCCGCGGACCACACCGAGAAGCTGGACTACGTCCGGGCCACCATGGGCGAGTCCAAGATCTCCGTCTTCCGGCACCTGTTCGGCGAGGAACCCCTCGCCCAGCGGGCCAACTCCGCCTTCGAGAAGGCCTACGGGGAACTGGTCGACGGCGGGCACATCGCGCCGGTCGCCGGAGCGCGCGAGGCGATCGAGGCGCTCACCGGGTCCGGGCGGACCGTCGTGCTGAGCACCGGGTTCGCCCGCGTCACCCAGGACGCGATCCTCGACGCGCTGGGCTGGCGGGACCTGGTGGCGCTCACGCTCTGCCCGGCGGACGCGGGGGGCCGGGGACGGCCGTACCCCGACATGGTCCTGGAGGCCTTCCTGCGGACCGGGGCCGCCGACGGCGTCCAGCAGATCGCGGTCGTGGGCGACACCTCGTACGACATGCTCAGCGGGGTACGCGCCGGGGCCGGGCTCGTCGCCGGCGTGCTGACCGGCGCCCACGACGAACCCGCGCTGCGCGCGGCCGGTGCCGGGCACGTGCTCGCCTCGGTCGCCGGACTGCCCGCCCTGCTCGACGGAGCCGGGGCATGA
- a CDS encoding ABC transporter ATP-binding protein: MTSGIRFDRVSVAYDGTTVLDALDLTVEPGEVMALLGPSGSGKTTALRAVAGFVRPASGRVFIGDRDVTDLPPHRRGIGMVVQQYALFPHLRVEDNVAFGLKARKVARSEIRGRVAEALEMTGMASYARRHPRELSGGQQQRVAIARALAIRPGVLLLDEPLSALDAQLRSGMLAELARLHRELPDVSILYVTHDQVEALTLADRIAVMDRARLRDCGTPRELYRAPRTEFTASFVGNANLLPVTVGPGTVSLAGTELKVDTADAVPGASATLCVRPHLVGLGPGPNQVAGTVGEVQWRGSTHRLYVDVAGHRMMADVRELREPPVHGDPVTLHFAPDDAVLLSAGVTADG; the protein is encoded by the coding sequence ATGACCAGCGGTATCCGCTTCGACCGGGTGTCCGTCGCCTACGACGGCACCACGGTCCTCGACGCCCTCGACCTGACCGTCGAACCCGGCGAGGTCATGGCGCTGCTCGGGCCCTCCGGATCGGGGAAGACCACCGCGCTGCGGGCCGTCGCCGGGTTCGTGCGGCCCGCCTCCGGGCGGGTGTTCATCGGCGACCGGGACGTGACCGACCTGCCGCCCCACCGGCGGGGGATCGGCATGGTGGTGCAGCAGTACGCGCTCTTCCCGCACCTGCGCGTCGAGGACAACGTGGCCTTCGGGCTCAAGGCGCGGAAGGTCGCCAGGAGCGAGATCCGCGGGCGGGTCGCCGAGGCGCTGGAGATGACCGGGATGGCGTCCTACGCCCGGCGCCATCCCCGGGAACTGTCCGGCGGACAGCAGCAGCGCGTCGCCATCGCGCGGGCGCTCGCCATCAGGCCGGGCGTGCTCCTGCTCGACGAGCCGCTGTCCGCCCTCGACGCACAGCTGCGCTCCGGAATGCTCGCCGAACTCGCTCGCCTGCACCGCGAGTTGCCGGACGTGTCGATCCTGTACGTCACCCACGACCAGGTCGAGGCGCTCACCCTCGCCGACCGGATCGCGGTCATGGACAGGGCGCGGCTGCGGGACTGCGGAACACCCCGGGAGCTGTACCGGGCGCCGCGCACCGAGTTCACGGCGTCCTTCGTCGGCAACGCCAACCTGCTGCCCGTGACCGTCGGCCCCGGAACCGTCTCCCTCGCCGGGACCGAGCTGAAGGTCGACACCGCGGACGCCGTGCCCGGCGCCTCGGCGACCCTGTGTGTACGGCCCCACCTCGTCGGCCTCGGCCCCGGACCCAACCAGGTCGCCGGGACCGTCGGCGAGGTCCAGTGGCGCGGCTCCACCCACCGGCTGTACGTCGACGTGGCGGGCCACCGGATGATGGCGGACGTCCGCGAGCTGCGCGAACCCCCCGTCCACGGCGACCCGGTGACGCTGCACTTCGCGCCCGACGACGCCGTACTGCTGTCGGCGGGGGTGACGGCGGATGGCTAG
- a CDS encoding 2-aminoethylphosphonate ABC transporter permease subunit has protein sequence MASAVATAPAAAPAGSRRRIPPWAWALPPVAVLGLVFLYPLALVVQQSFQPDTGGTSAQAYGDVFASTAFRDALGTTVWLAVGSTAGCLVLGFALALVIAFVPFPGGKAVARFIDVFLSFPSFLITLALLFLYGSVGIANGLWTDATGAAAGPFRFLTTPWGVLLAEITYFTPFVMRPLLAAFSGIETAQLEVASSLGARPARIVRQVILPEALPALAAGGSLVLVLCLNEFGIVLFTGAKGVTTLPMLVYSKAILESDYPGACVVAVVNVLISVGLYGLYRVVSRRAGA, from the coding sequence ATGGCTAGCGCCGTGGCCACCGCCCCCGCGGCGGCACCCGCCGGGTCCCGCCGGCGGATACCGCCGTGGGCCTGGGCCCTGCCGCCCGTCGCCGTCCTCGGCCTCGTCTTCCTCTACCCCCTCGCCCTCGTCGTCCAGCAGTCCTTCCAGCCCGACACCGGCGGCACCTCCGCGCAGGCGTACGGCGACGTGTTCGCCTCCACCGCCTTCCGGGACGCGCTCGGCACCACCGTGTGGCTCGCGGTCGGCTCGACGGCCGGCTGCCTCGTACTCGGGTTCGCGCTCGCCCTGGTCATCGCGTTCGTGCCGTTCCCCGGAGGGAAGGCCGTCGCCAGGTTCATCGACGTCTTCCTGTCCTTCCCGTCCTTCCTCATCACGCTCGCCCTGCTCTTCCTCTACGGCAGCGTGGGCATCGCCAACGGACTGTGGACGGACGCGACCGGTGCCGCCGCGGGGCCCTTCCGGTTCCTCACCACTCCGTGGGGCGTGCTGCTCGCCGAGATCACGTACTTCACCCCGTTCGTGATGCGCCCCCTGCTCGCCGCGTTCTCGGGCATCGAGACCGCCCAGCTGGAGGTGGCGTCCTCCCTGGGAGCGCGGCCCGCGCGGATCGTGCGGCAGGTGATCCTGCCCGAGGCGCTGCCCGCGCTCGCCGCCGGCGGCAGTCTCGTCCTGGTGCTGTGTCTGAACGAGTTCGGGATCGTCCTGTTCACCGGCGCGAAGGGCGTCACGACCCTGCCGATGCTCGTCTACAGCAAGGCGATCCTGGAGTCCGACTACCCGGGCGCCTGTGTCGTCGCCGTCGTCAACGTCCTGATCTCCGTGGGCCTCTACGGCCTGTACCGGGTGGTGAGCCGTCGTGCTGGTGCATAG
- a CDS encoding ABC transporter permease, translated as MLVHSRKGRWATWAVFFALFLPLFAVPLLVVLAASFATSWSSAFPSGFTTGHYAAATRGESLQALTTSLVTALTASVLALVVGTWAALAAHALKKRGARLLDALFMLPVAVPSVVVGLAVLVAFSKPPVLLNGTRWIVVLAHAVLVTAFAHQSVSAAVARLDPAYEQAAASLGARPSYVLWRVRLPLLLPSLTAAAGLCFALSMGELSATMMLYPPDWTPLPVRIYAATDRGALFTGSALAVVLMTTTVLVLFAVSRIRTRAAYR; from the coding sequence GTGCTGGTGCATAGCCGCAAGGGGAGGTGGGCCACCTGGGCCGTGTTCTTCGCGCTCTTCCTGCCCCTGTTCGCCGTGCCGCTCCTGGTCGTCCTGGCCGCCTCGTTCGCCACCAGCTGGTCGAGCGCGTTCCCGTCCGGCTTCACGACCGGGCACTACGCGGCCGCCACCCGCGGCGAGTCGCTCCAGGCCCTGACCACCAGCCTGGTCACGGCGCTCACCGCGAGCGTCCTCGCGCTGGTCGTCGGCACCTGGGCGGCGCTCGCCGCGCACGCCCTCAAGAAGCGGGGCGCCCGCCTCCTCGACGCGCTGTTCATGCTGCCGGTCGCCGTGCCCTCGGTCGTCGTCGGCCTGGCCGTCCTCGTCGCCTTCTCCAAGCCGCCGGTCCTGCTCAACGGCACCCGGTGGATCGTCGTCCTCGCGCACGCCGTCCTTGTCACGGCGTTCGCCCACCAGTCGGTGTCGGCCGCCGTCGCGCGTCTCGACCCGGCGTACGAACAGGCCGCCGCCTCGCTCGGCGCCCGGCCCTCGTACGTGCTGTGGCGGGTGCGGCTACCGCTGCTGCTGCCCTCGCTGACCGCCGCGGCCGGCCTCTGCTTCGCCCTGTCCATGGGCGAGTTGAGCGCCACCATGATGCTCTACCCGCCCGACTGGACGCCGCTTCCCGTCCGGATCTACGCCGCCACGGACCGCGGCGCGCTCTTCACCGGGTCCGCGCTCGCCGTGGTCCTCATGACCACCACCGTGCTCGTCCTGTTCGCCGTCTCCCGGATCCGTACCAGGGCGGCCTACCGCTGA
- a CDS encoding 2-aminoethylphosphonate ABC transporter substrate-binding protein codes for MPRNTFLKSLAAVLGGLALASTLTACGGDSAAADAKVVTVYSADGLKGENGDGWYDQVFKDFEKQTGIKVEYVEGGSGEVVQRAVREKTNPQADVLVTLPPFIQQADGKGLLQKYAPKGSDQVGGADKATDGTWTSVVNNYFGFVYNKKELKQAPTSWDGLLDATYKNKLQYSTPGVAGDGTAVLIKAIHDFGGKDAALAYLKKLQANNVGPSASTGKLAPKVDKGELLVANGDVQMNYAQSRDMPNLGIWFPEATDKAAGGAGKPTTFALPYAAGLVTKAPHTENGRKLLDFMLSAKAQQQVSEIGGGFSARGDVKATDANAIALTKLMDGVEVFAPDWTDIDKNLTSYVEDWKSATGS; via the coding sequence ATGCCCAGAAACACCTTCCTCAAGTCGCTCGCCGCCGTCCTCGGTGGCCTCGCCCTCGCCTCCACGCTCACCGCCTGCGGTGGTGACTCCGCCGCCGCCGACGCCAAGGTCGTCACCGTCTACAGTGCGGACGGCCTCAAGGGCGAGAACGGCGACGGCTGGTACGACCAGGTCTTCAAGGACTTCGAGAAGCAGACCGGGATCAAGGTCGAGTACGTGGAGGGCGGCTCGGGCGAGGTGGTCCAGCGCGCCGTGCGCGAGAAGACCAACCCGCAGGCCGACGTCCTCGTCACCCTCCCCCCGTTCATCCAGCAGGCCGACGGCAAGGGGCTGCTGCAGAAGTACGCGCCGAAGGGCTCCGACCAGGTCGGCGGCGCGGACAAGGCCACCGACGGCACCTGGACCTCCGTCGTCAACAACTACTTCGGCTTCGTCTACAACAAGAAGGAGCTGAAGCAGGCCCCCACCAGCTGGGACGGGCTGCTCGACGCGACCTACAAGAACAAGCTCCAGTACTCCACCCCGGGTGTCGCCGGTGACGGAACCGCCGTGCTCATCAAGGCGATCCACGACTTCGGCGGCAAGGACGCGGCGCTCGCCTACCTGAAGAAGCTCCAGGCCAACAACGTCGGCCCGTCCGCCTCCACCGGCAAGCTCGCCCCCAAGGTCGACAAGGGCGAACTGCTGGTCGCCAACGGCGACGTCCAGATGAACTACGCGCAGTCCAGGGACATGCCGAACCTGGGCATCTGGTTCCCCGAGGCCACCGACAAGGCCGCCGGCGGCGCCGGGAAGCCGACCACCTTCGCGCTCCCGTACGCCGCGGGCCTGGTCACCAAGGCCCCGCACACCGAGAACGGCAGGAAGCTCCTCGACTTCATGCTCTCGGCCAAGGCACAGCAGCAGGTCAGCGAGATCGGCGGCGGCTTCTCCGCGCGGGGCGACGTCAAGGCCACCGACGCCAACGCCATCGCTCTGACCAAGCTCATGGACGGGGTCGAGGTCTTCGCGCCGGACTGGACCGACATCGACAAGAACCTCACGTCGTACGTCGAGGACTGGAAGTCGGCCACGGGCAGCTGA
- a CDS encoding HAD-IIA family hydrolase translates to MSERKPIESWLTDMDGVLIHEGVPIPGADAFVKRLRESGKPFLVLTNNSIYTARDLHARLRRMGLDVPVENIWTSALATAKFLDAQRPGGTAYVIGEAGLTTALHDIGYVLTDHEPDYVVLGETRTYSFEAMTKAVRLIEGGARFIATNPDETGPSTEGPLPATGAVAALITKATGKQPYFAGKPNPLMMRTGLNAIGAHSETSAMIGDRMDTDVLAGLEAGMETYLVLTGLTTRDEIEKYPFRPSRIVDSIADLVDRI, encoded by the coding sequence ATGTCAGAGCGCAAGCCCATCGAGTCGTGGCTCACCGACATGGACGGTGTGCTCATCCACGAGGGTGTGCCGATCCCCGGTGCCGACGCCTTCGTCAAAAGGCTGCGGGAGTCCGGGAAGCCGTTCCTGGTGCTCACCAACAACTCCATCTACACCGCCCGTGACCTGCACGCCCGGCTCCGCCGCATGGGCCTGGACGTCCCGGTGGAGAACATCTGGACCTCCGCTCTGGCCACCGCCAAGTTCCTGGACGCCCAGCGCCCCGGCGGCACCGCCTACGTCATCGGCGAGGCCGGCCTGACCACCGCGCTGCACGACATCGGGTACGTCCTGACCGACCACGAGCCGGACTACGTGGTCCTCGGCGAGACCCGCACCTACTCCTTCGAGGCCATGACCAAGGCGGTCCGGCTGATCGAGGGCGGCGCCCGGTTCATCGCGACCAACCCCGACGAGACCGGGCCGTCCACCGAGGGCCCGCTGCCCGCCACCGGGGCCGTCGCCGCGCTGATCACCAAGGCGACCGGAAAGCAGCCGTACTTCGCGGGCAAACCGAACCCGCTGATGATGCGGACGGGCCTCAACGCCATCGGGGCGCACTCCGAGACCAGCGCGATGATCGGCGACCGCATGGACACCGACGTGCTGGCCGGACTGGAGGCGGGGATGGAGACCTACCTCGTGCTGACCGGTCTCACCACGCGTGACGAGATCGAGAAGTACCCGTTCCGGCCCTCCAGGATCGTCGATTCGATCGCGGACCTCGTCGACCGGATCTAA
- a CDS encoding class F sortase: MPDRERSPGVGRLLTGVAWALLLLGLWLWGREVTDVRLGMSAPATGDMAAVGRPPEVRMPPPLKPLGRARPQRVDIPSMGVRAPVVARGLDTQGAIDPPPYEQPGVVGWYAAGVQPGAAGTALFVGHVDTETRPAVFYQLSTMRPGQRIRVMRDDGTVAEFTVDDVAVFPRDHFDAQQAYGPRQSGRAELRLVTCGGTFDRARRTYTANVVVSAYLTGKGF, translated from the coding sequence ATGCCGGACAGAGAGCGTTCCCCGGGCGTGGGGCGGCTGCTGACCGGCGTCGCCTGGGCACTGCTGCTGCTCGGGCTGTGGCTGTGGGGCAGGGAGGTGACCGACGTACGGCTGGGAATGTCGGCGCCGGCCACGGGAGACATGGCGGCGGTGGGACGGCCGCCGGAGGTCCGGATGCCTCCGCCGCTGAAGCCGCTCGGCAGGGCACGGCCGCAGCGCGTCGACATCCCGTCGATGGGGGTGCGGGCGCCGGTGGTGGCCCGCGGGCTCGACACGCAGGGCGCCATCGATCCGCCGCCCTACGAGCAGCCGGGCGTCGTCGGCTGGTACGCCGCGGGAGTGCAGCCGGGTGCGGCCGGGACCGCGCTGTTCGTGGGGCACGTCGACACCGAGACCCGGCCCGCGGTCTTCTACCAGCTCAGCACGATGCGGCCGGGCCAGCGGATCCGCGTGATGCGTGACGACGGGACCGTCGCCGAGTTCACCGTGGACGATGTCGCGGTCTTCCCGCGCGATCACTTCGACGCCCAACAGGCTTACGGACCACGGCAGTCGGGGCGGGCCGAGCTGCGACTGGTCACCTGCGGCGGCACCTTCGACCGGGCCCGTCGTACGTACACCGCGAACGTGGTCGTGTCCGCGTACCTCACCGGAAAGGGCTTCTGA